A genomic stretch from Candidatus Hydrogenedentota bacterium includes:
- a CDS encoding DUF1501 domain-containing protein, with product MGPIREAELLMTRRHFFGRCSCGIGVAALSSLLSPRALAALVDSNAHTGPHFAPKAKRIIYLFMSGGPSQLDLFDWKPKLQSVQGTDLPESVRMGQRLTTMTSNQAKFPMASSIFKFGQRGQSGAWVSDLLPHVATIADDLCFIKSVNTEAINHDPAITYIQTGSQQPGRPSLGAWLSYGLGSENKDLPGFIVMTSRSDMNRPAQALFDRLWGSGFLPSEYQGVKFRSSGDPVLYLSNPPGIDADTRRRMLDGIAHLNGVQAATYQDPEIDARIAQYEMAFRMQTSVPELTDVSGESESTFALYGPQSRRPGTYAYNCLMARRLAERGVRFIQLFHRDWDQHGNLPKDLTLNCGDVDQPTAGLITDLKQRGMLDDTLIIWGGEFGRTVYCQGELTEKNYGRDHHGRCFTVFLAGGGIKPGVSYGETDEFGYNVVKDPVHIHDLNATILHCLGMNHERLTFNFQGRDFRLTDVFGNVVKDVLA from the coding sequence ATGGGCCCCATTCGAGAAGCCGAATTGTTGATGACGCGGCGCCACTTCTTTGGCCGGTGCAGTTGCGGCATTGGCGTGGCTGCGCTTTCCTCGCTGCTTAGCCCGCGCGCGCTCGCGGCTCTGGTGGACTCGAACGCCCACACCGGGCCCCACTTCGCGCCCAAAGCCAAGCGCATCATCTACTTGTTCATGTCCGGCGGGCCATCGCAACTCGATTTGTTCGACTGGAAACCCAAGCTCCAGTCCGTCCAAGGTACGGACCTGCCCGAAAGCGTTCGCATGGGGCAGCGTCTCACGACTATGACCTCGAACCAGGCCAAGTTCCCGATGGCCTCGTCAATCTTTAAGTTCGGCCAGCGCGGCCAATCCGGCGCGTGGGTAAGCGATCTCCTCCCCCACGTCGCAACGATTGCGGACGATTTGTGTTTCATCAAGTCGGTGAACACCGAGGCGATCAATCACGACCCTGCGATAACCTACATTCAAACCGGCAGTCAGCAGCCCGGACGGCCCAGTCTTGGCGCTTGGCTCAGCTACGGCCTCGGCAGTGAGAACAAGGACCTGCCCGGTTTCATCGTCATGACTTCCCGGTCGGACATGAACCGTCCCGCGCAAGCCCTCTTCGACCGTTTGTGGGGATCGGGGTTTCTGCCTTCCGAATATCAGGGCGTGAAATTCCGCTCGAGCGGCGACCCGGTGTTGTATCTCTCGAACCCGCCCGGCATCGATGCCGACACGCGCCGACGCATGCTCGATGGCATCGCGCATCTCAACGGCGTCCAGGCGGCAACGTACCAAGACCCGGAAATCGATGCACGTATCGCGCAGTACGAAATGGCGTTTCGCATGCAGACCTCCGTGCCCGAACTTACCGACGTATCCGGCGAGTCCGAATCTACGTTTGCACTGTACGGACCGCAGTCGCGCAGGCCGGGCACTTACGCCTACAACTGCCTCATGGCGCGGCGCCTCGCCGAGCGCGGCGTCCGATTCATTCAACTGTTCCACCGCGACTGGGACCAGCACGGCAACTTGCCCAAAGACCTTACCCTAAACTGCGGCGATGTCGATCAGCCCACCGCCGGCCTCATCACCGATCTCAAGCAGCGCGGCATGCTCGACGATACGCTCATCATCTGGGGCGGCGAGTTCGGCCGCACCGTGTATTGCCAAGGCGAACTCACGGAGAAGAACTATGGCCGCGACCACCACGGGCGCTGCTTCACCGTCTTTCTCGCCGGCGGTGGAATCAAACCGGGCGTCAGCTACGGTGAAACTGACGAGTTCGGCTACAACGTTGTGAAGGACCCCGTCCACATACACGACCTCAACGCCACGATCCTCCATTGCCTCGGCATGAACCACGAACGCCTCACGTTCAACTTCCAGGGCCGCGATTTCCGGCTTACGGACGTATTCGGGAACGTGGTGAAGGACGTGCTGGCATAA
- a CDS encoding SCO family protein, with translation MNASCTTHLSKAGLILAAAFLCLCVPSIAQVMTAPEPPKVEIVQKLEGQVPMDLTFVDESGDVVALKDLTQGKPTVLALVYYECPMLCGEIMQGMLKAFNDLEFTIGEEYQVITVSFNPDENHELAALKKKNMLEHYKVSAGASGWHFLTTKDENNVRALADAVGFQYQYLPSVDQYAHASGIMVLTPAGKVSRYFYGIEYPARDLRFGLIDAADGKIGSLADEILLLCYRYDPASGSYGFVVMSAIRIGGLVTVAFLGLLVGGYLFKEFRERRRATPTRIAPSS, from the coding sequence ATGAACGCCTCATGCACAACGCATCTCAGCAAGGCCGGTCTGATACTAGCCGCCGCGTTTCTGTGTTTATGCGTGCCGTCGATCGCCCAGGTAATGACGGCGCCGGAGCCGCCAAAGGTCGAGATCGTGCAGAAGCTCGAAGGCCAAGTCCCCATGGATTTGACTTTCGTGGACGAGTCTGGAGACGTGGTCGCGTTGAAGGACCTGACGCAGGGCAAGCCCACCGTGTTGGCGCTGGTCTACTACGAGTGCCCAATGCTGTGCGGCGAGATTATGCAGGGCATGCTCAAGGCATTCAACGATCTAGAGTTCACGATCGGCGAGGAATACCAGGTAATCACGGTAAGCTTCAATCCCGACGAAAACCATGAACTTGCGGCTCTCAAGAAGAAGAATATGCTTGAGCACTACAAGGTCTCGGCCGGGGCATCGGGTTGGCACTTCTTGACGACCAAGGATGAGAACAACGTGCGGGCGCTGGCGGACGCGGTTGGCTTCCAGTACCAGTATTTGCCCAGTGTCGATCAATACGCCCATGCGAGCGGGATCATGGTCCTGACGCCCGCGGGCAAGGTATCGCGGTACTTCTACGGAATCGAGTATCCCGCGCGCGACCTTCGTTTCGGTCTAATCGACGCCGCGGACGGCAAGATTGGTTCGCTTGCGGACGAAATCCTGCTTCTGTGCTACCGCTACGACCCCGCGAGTGGTTCGTACGGCTTTGTAGTCATGTCCGCCATACGCATTGGCGGCCTGGTCACGGTTGCGTTTCTGGGTCTGCTCGTTGGTGGATACCTGTTCAAAGAATTCCGGGAACGGCGCCGCGCGACACCCACGCGGATCGCTCCTTCGAGTTGA
- the nrfD gene encoding polysulfide reductase NrfD, with amino-acid sequence MADTTRRLHEIDPQVPLLEPGHDYGSLTDKVSDIVDVKPHPKTWFILFLPASLGVMLLLIALTKLFAEGVGIWGIRIPVGWGWDIINFVWWIGIGHAGTLISAILLLFMQDWRTSINRFAEAMTLFAVMCAGMYPIIHMGRPWVAYFILPYPNSMALWPQFRSPLAWDVFAISTYFSVSLLFWYTGLVPDFATMRDRAKNKVAKYIFAIFSLGWRGSARHWSRYEMAYLLLAGLSTPLVVSVHSIISFDFSVGIIPGWHTTIFPPYFVAGAVYAGFAMVLILAIPIRRLYHLQDIITMKHIDLMAIVMLVTGLVVFYGYVMEAFFAWYSNSFWERAMMVHRSMGYYAWSYWALIFCNGLVPQFLWFKRVRRSTVSLFVISVIVSIGMWLERYVIIVTSLARDFLPTNWGNYHGTQWDVATFVGTLGFFTFMFLLFVRFIPMISAFELKMLLEKQKHKGKAH; translated from the coding sequence ATGGCGGACACCACTAGACGTTTGCACGAAATAGACCCGCAGGTCCCGCTGCTGGAGCCAGGCCACGACTACGGCTCGCTGACCGACAAAGTCAGCGACATCGTGGACGTAAAGCCGCACCCCAAGACGTGGTTCATCCTGTTCCTTCCGGCGTCGCTTGGCGTGATGCTGCTGTTAATCGCGCTCACCAAGCTTTTCGCCGAAGGGGTTGGCATCTGGGGTATCCGGATTCCCGTCGGCTGGGGATGGGACATCATCAACTTTGTCTGGTGGATCGGTATCGGTCACGCAGGAACGTTGATCTCCGCGATTCTACTCCTGTTCATGCAGGATTGGCGCACCTCCATCAACCGATTCGCGGAAGCCATGACGCTGTTCGCGGTCATGTGCGCGGGAATGTATCCCATCATCCACATGGGCCGCCCATGGGTCGCGTACTTCATTCTCCCCTATCCCAACTCGATGGCGTTGTGGCCGCAGTTCCGAAGCCCGCTTGCGTGGGACGTATTCGCGATCTCGACCTACTTCTCGGTGTCCTTGCTCTTTTGGTATACGGGTCTCGTGCCTGACTTCGCGACGATGCGCGACCGCGCCAAGAACAAAGTCGCGAAATACATCTTCGCGATTTTCTCTCTGGGCTGGCGCGGATCGGCGCGGCACTGGTCGCGCTACGAAATGGCCTACCTCCTGCTGGCGGGCCTCTCGACGCCACTCGTCGTGTCCGTACACAGCATCATCTCCTTCGACTTCTCCGTGGGCATCATTCCCGGTTGGCACACGACCATTTTTCCGCCGTATTTCGTCGCGGGCGCGGTGTACGCGGGCTTCGCGATGGTGCTGATTCTCGCGATCCCCATACGCCGCCTGTACCACCTCCAGGACATCATCACGATGAAGCACATCGACCTGATGGCGATCGTCATGCTGGTCACCGGCCTCGTGGTGTTCTACGGCTACGTGATGGAAGCGTTCTTCGCGTGGTACAGCAACAGCTTCTGGGAGCGCGCCATGATGGTCCACCGCTCGATGGGCTATTACGCGTGGTCGTACTGGGCGCTCATCTTCTGCAACGGGCTGGTCCCGCAGTTCCTGTGGTTCAAACGCGTGCGCAGGAGCACCGTTTCCCTGTTCGTCATTTCGGTAATCGTCAGCATCGGGATGTGGCTCGAGCGGTACGTCATTATCGTCACGAGCCTTGCACGCGACTTCCTGCCGACGAACTGGGGCAATTACCACGGCACGCAGTGGGACGTTGCCACCTTTGTTGGAACACTCGGGTTCTTTACATTCATGTTCCTGCTGTTCGTCCGGTTTATCCCGATGATCAGCGCGTTCGAGTTGAAGATGCTGCTTGAGAAGCAGAAGCACAAAGGCAAAGCGCACTAA
- a CDS encoding DUF3341 domain-containing protein: MHTEHEENEKPFGLMAEFDSPDDVLHAAQKAYDSGYRKIEAYSPFPIHGLDEAVGFPKNAVATVVLIGGVIGAMTGFGMQFIALTYHYPFLIGGRPLFSWPMFIPITFECGILFASLSAFIGMFALNGLPMPYHPVFNVPRFNEKATRDGFFLTVESGDDRYDEAETRAFLEGLGAKQVVLVEA; encoded by the coding sequence ATGCACACGGAACACGAGGAAAACGAGAAGCCGTTCGGGTTGATGGCGGAATTCGATTCGCCGGACGACGTCTTGCACGCCGCGCAGAAAGCGTACGATTCGGGCTACCGCAAAATCGAGGCCTACTCGCCCTTCCCGATACACGGCCTCGACGAGGCGGTAGGATTTCCGAAGAATGCCGTCGCCACCGTCGTACTCATCGGAGGCGTGATCGGCGCCATGACCGGGTTCGGCATGCAGTTTATCGCATTGACGTATCACTATCCGTTCCTGATCGGCGGACGTCCTTTGTTTTCGTGGCCGATGTTCATCCCAATTACGTTCGAGTGCGGCATTCTCTTCGCCTCTTTATCCGCGTTCATTGGTATGTTCGCGCTGAACGGACTGCCCATGCCGTACCACCCCGTGTTTAATGTTCCGCGCTTCAACGAGAAGGCGACGCGCGACGGCTTTTTCTTGACGGTCGAGAGCGGCGACGACCGCTACGACGAAGCGGAGACCAGGGCGTTCCTCGAAGGCCTTGGCGCAAAACAAGTCGTGCTGGTTGAGGCATAA
- a CDS encoding cytochrome c, whose product MSLTSYIQNAVRARHLALAAATVLWASGCHQGMWNGSRIKPLEQMPNVPMFAGGHLTFVEGTVPFNAAHTDEFFYTGKINGEYATSFPFPVTKEVLLRGQDRFNIFCAPCHSQVGDGNGMIVQREMKQAGNFHQPRLREAAPGYFFDVMTNGFGVMYSYASRVTPEDRWKIAAYIRALQLSQDASLADVPEDEKTQLQQPQTIDTAAPTHEGTNAAH is encoded by the coding sequence ATGTCACTTACTTCGTACATTCAAAATGCGGTCCGCGCGCGGCATCTCGCGCTCGCGGCGGCCACGGTGCTCTGGGCTTCCGGATGCCATCAAGGCATGTGGAACGGCAGCCGCATCAAGCCACTCGAGCAGATGCCAAACGTCCCGATGTTCGCCGGAGGACATCTGACGTTCGTCGAGGGGACGGTCCCGTTCAACGCCGCGCACACCGACGAGTTCTTCTACACCGGTAAGATCAATGGCGAATATGCCACCTCGTTTCCTTTCCCTGTCACGAAGGAAGTCCTCCTGCGCGGGCAAGACCGATTCAATATTTTTTGTGCGCCGTGCCACAGCCAGGTTGGCGACGGCAACGGCATGATCGTACAGCGCGAAATGAAGCAGGCCGGAAACTTCCATCAGCCGCGCTTGCGCGAGGCCGCGCCCGGATACTTCTTCGACGTGATGACAAATGGCTTCGGCGTCATGTACAGCTACGCGTCGCGCGTCACACCGGAAGACCGCTGGAAGATCGCTGCGTATATCCGCGCGCTCCAGCTCAGCCAGGATGCGTCGCTTGCCGACGTGCCCGAGGACGAGAAGACACAACTCCAGCAACCCCAGACCATCGATACGGCCGCGCCGACGCACGAGGGAACGAATGCAGCACACTGA
- the coxB gene encoding cytochrome c oxidase subunit II, whose protein sequence is MNKLPLLPEQASTIAPRMDVLFYGWLGLSIFFFVAVVATIVYFSIKYRKGSKANRVITGESSTALELTWTIIPLIMAIVVFFWSAFLYVDFTQMPEGAMEILVTGKQWMWKIQHPNGKREINALHVPTGVPIKLTMTSEDTIHSFFIPAFRVKKDVLPNRFSQLWFNATKEGEYHLFCTEYCGTDHSRMIGTVTVMSPERYQAWLAGAETGVAVASSGQKLFTKLGCATCHTGTSPRGPSLAGVYGKEVKLQDGSTVIADDEYIRESIMNSSAKLVQGYPPLMPLFKNQIKEQDLMTLVNYIKSLKDEKSGAKS, encoded by the coding sequence ATGAACAAATTACCTCTATTACCCGAACAGGCATCCACCATCGCTCCGCGGATGGATGTGCTTTTCTATGGCTGGCTGGGGCTGTCGATATTCTTTTTCGTGGCCGTCGTCGCGACGATCGTTTACTTCAGCATCAAGTACCGCAAAGGGTCCAAGGCCAACCGCGTCATCACGGGCGAATCGAGCACGGCGCTGGAACTCACCTGGACCATCATTCCGCTGATCATGGCCATCGTCGTGTTCTTCTGGTCGGCCTTTCTCTACGTGGACTTCACGCAGATGCCCGAAGGCGCGATGGAGATTCTCGTCACGGGCAAGCAGTGGATGTGGAAAATTCAGCATCCGAACGGCAAGCGCGAGATTAACGCACTTCACGTTCCCACCGGCGTTCCGATCAAACTGACGATGACGTCCGAGGACACGATCCACAGCTTTTTCATTCCCGCGTTCCGCGTGAAGAAGGACGTGCTTCCGAACCGGTTTTCGCAGCTCTGGTTTAACGCAACAAAAGAGGGCGAGTATCACCTGTTCTGCACCGAATACTGCGGTACGGACCACTCGCGCATGATTGGAACGGTAACGGTCATGTCCCCCGAGCGTTACCAGGCGTGGCTCGCCGGCGCGGAGACAGGGGTCGCAGTCGCCAGTTCGGGGCAGAAGCTCTTCACGAAACTGGGCTGCGCAACCTGCCACACCGGCACAAGCCCGCGCGGACCGTCGCTTGCCGGGGTCTACGGGAAGGAAGTGAAGCTGCAGGACGGTTCGACGGTAATAGCGGACGACGAGTACATCCGCGAGTCGATTATGAACTCCTCGGCGAAACTCGTCCAAGGCTACCCACCGTTGATGCCGTTGTTTAAGAACCAAATCAAAGAGCAAGACTTGATGACGCTGGTGAACTACATCAAGTCGCTGAAAGACGAAAAGAGTGGTGCCAAGTCATGA
- a CDS encoding cytochrome c oxidase subunit 3, whose translation MLGMWLFLGQEIMFFGGLFASYMVYRMKYPDAWATGSEQLDLWLGGFNTVVLLLSSVTMASSVWCVQKGKNRELVWGLLATLFLGCVFLFVKYFEYKAKFEHHLVPGASFNFTGERVIGSPTQGQLELFFCLYFIMTGMHALHMIVGAGILVWLIVLAMRGYFNPKRYMKIELFGFYWHFVDIVWVFLFPLLYLLHRHA comes from the coding sequence ATGCTGGGGATGTGGCTATTCCTCGGGCAAGAAATCATGTTCTTCGGGGGACTGTTCGCCTCGTACATGGTTTATCGGATGAAGTATCCCGACGCCTGGGCGACCGGCAGCGAGCAGTTGGACCTGTGGCTCGGCGGCTTCAACACCGTCGTGCTCCTGCTCAGCAGCGTGACCATGGCCAGTTCGGTCTGGTGCGTACAGAAGGGGAAAAACCGCGAATTGGTTTGGGGACTTCTCGCAACCCTGTTCCTCGGCTGCGTATTCCTCTTCGTGAAGTACTTCGAATACAAGGCAAAATTCGAGCACCACCTTGTCCCGGGCGCCAGCTTCAATTTCACCGGCGAACGGGTCATCGGCAGCCCGACACAGGGTCAGCTCGAGTTGTTCTTCTGCCTGTACTTCATCATGACCGGCATGCACGCGCTCCACATGATAGTCGGCGCCGGCATCCTCGTCTGGCTGATCGTGCTGGCCATGCGCGGTTACTTTAATCCGAAGCGCTACATGAAGATCGAGTTGTTCGGTTTCTATTGGCACTTCGTCGATATCGTCTGGGTGTTCCTGTTCCCCTTGCTCTATTTGTTGCACCGGCACGCATAG
- the ctaD gene encoding cytochrome c oxidase subunit I, producing MSSITLTPDIAPSVPKTHYANIRTTLMSWLFTVDHKRIAILYLISITVFFAVGGLFASLIRIELLTPKGDFMTGDTYNKMFTLHGVIMIFFFLIPSVPATLGNFALPIMIGAKDLAFPKINLLSWWLYILGGVLAVVVLLRGGLETGWTFYPPYSTTYATSQVTIAILAAFLAGFSSIFTGLNFIVTVHKMRAPGMTWFRLPLFVWAHYATSIIQILGTPVVAITLVLVAVERVWGIGIFNPQIGGDPVLFQHLFWFYSHPAVYVMILPGMGVVSEVIPCFSRKRIFGYEFIAFSSLAIAIIGFLVWGHHLYVSTQSTYAGMVFSLLTFLVAVPSAIKVFNWTATMYKGEITFEAPMIYALGFIGLFLVGGLTGLVLASMANDIHFHDTYFVVAHFHYVMVGGMVMAYMCGLHFWWPKMTGRMYPATLATIAAILVFVGFNFTFFPQFILGYLGMPRRYHSYVDEFQVLNIMSTMGASVLGLGYGLQPFYLLWSLFKGEPAGDNPWGAKGLEWQVPSPPPTFNFPDGRPVVVEDPYSYTIEESHSVAQQ from the coding sequence ATGAGCAGCATAACGCTTACACCCGATATCGCGCCGAGCGTGCCGAAGACGCATTACGCGAACATACGCACGACGCTGATGTCGTGGTTGTTTACCGTCGACCATAAACGCATTGCAATCCTGTATCTGATTTCAATCACCGTGTTTTTCGCCGTAGGCGGCCTGTTCGCGAGTTTGATTCGAATCGAATTGCTCACGCCCAAGGGCGATTTCATGACCGGCGATACCTACAACAAGATGTTTACGCTGCACGGCGTAATCATGATCTTCTTTTTCTTGATTCCGTCCGTTCCGGCGACGCTCGGCAACTTCGCGCTGCCCATCATGATTGGCGCGAAGGACCTGGCGTTCCCGAAGATCAACTTGCTGAGTTGGTGGCTATATATACTCGGTGGCGTGCTGGCGGTGGTCGTGCTGCTGCGCGGCGGCCTCGAAACGGGCTGGACCTTCTATCCCCCATACTCGACGACCTATGCTACATCTCAAGTGACGATCGCAATCTTGGCCGCATTCTTGGCCGGCTTTTCCTCGATCTTTACCGGTCTAAACTTCATCGTCACGGTTCACAAGATGCGCGCCCCCGGCATGACGTGGTTTCGGTTGCCGTTGTTCGTTTGGGCGCACTATGCCACGAGCATTATTCAGATTCTGGGTACGCCCGTTGTCGCCATCACCCTCGTGCTCGTCGCGGTCGAACGCGTGTGGGGAATTGGAATCTTCAATCCGCAGATTGGCGGCGATCCGGTCCTCTTCCAACACCTGTTTTGGTTCTATTCGCACCCCGCCGTGTACGTCATGATTCTTCCGGGAATGGGCGTTGTCTCGGAAGTCATCCCGTGTTTCTCGCGCAAGCGCATCTTTGGATACGAGTTCATCGCGTTCTCGAGTCTTGCAATCGCGATCATCGGGTTCCTCGTGTGGGGCCACCACCTGTATGTGAGCACGCAGTCCACTTACGCGGGCATGGTTTTCTCGCTCCTGACGTTCCTTGTGGCGGTGCCGTCCGCGATCAAAGTGTTCAACTGGACCGCGACGATGTACAAGGGCGAGATCACGTTTGAAGCTCCGATGATTTATGCGCTGGGGTTCATCGGTCTATTTCTCGTCGGCGGCTTGACCGGCCTGGTTTTGGCGTCGATGGCAAACGATATCCACTTCCACGATACGTATTTCGTCGTCGCCCACTTCCACTACGTCATGGTGGGCGGCATGGTGATGGCCTACATGTGCGGCCTCCATTTTTGGTGGCCGAAAATGACCGGGCGCATGTACCCCGCGACGCTCGCGACGATTGCCGCGATTCTTGTGTTTGTCGGCTTCAACTTCACCTTTTTCCCGCAGTTCATTCTCGGTTACCTTGGTATGCCGCGCCGCTATCACTCATACGTTGACGAGTTCCAGGTCCTGAACATCATGTCCACTATGGGCGCGAGCGTGCTCGGCCTCGGCTACGGATTGCAGCCCTTCTACCTGCTCTGGTCACTTTTCAAAGGCGAACCCGCGGGGGACAACCCGTGGGGCGCGAAGGGCCTCGAGTGGCAGGTGCCGTCTCCGCCGCCGACCTTCAACTTCCCTGACGGACGTCCCGTCGTCGTCGAGGACCCGTATTCGTACACGATAGAGGAATCGCACAGTGTCGCACAGCAGTAA
- a CDS encoding right-handed parallel beta-helix repeat-containing protein, with protein MRHLWLVIAALVPSPCIAAEAASNQPDGNIITVYVATIGNDAWSGRLGAPDSSGKDGPFATFGRARDEARSLRERGLSAEILVRGGKYFFSETLQFDSRDSGVTAAPVIWKAYPGEQPVVSGGARLTRWRPFRDAILEADLDEIGSGANPKDLFFNGVRQVRARVPNFDPANPLYGGWAYMKGPFGPGAFSYSAELIARPFSQPAQAFVRHFVGPNGGWGSQVLPVTSIDFGGRVIHTAYTDGEHPLLGFNGNCRYVIENVIEVLDQPGEWCVDLEKRKVYFWPPSPIEQDVGVVIPALSTLLQFSGASWISVEGIAFTETPPGGGDAVRCENSSHIQFLGNRFTGIGSRALAVVGEGGTSSDLLVQGNEFEYTGGCAIYIGGRVRENRIMDNDVHHCAVFDKYAAGIEFPFYGATAYEVSADSYSDGVLVAHNWLHELPRDGIQLGANPYGRNIVEYNRIERTALETIDGGAIRSHRVVSHIQGVANLPPMKGHIIRHNVISDTLGCGVSGGAIVTPYPWPTFGIYLDEGTSNCAVFGNVVRNSGVGAIINPGEKNVFENNVFVSNAIAMYFQAASPFDSVMPPLGENRFVRNVVRMDRPDALAYKFSHWSNAVFSEIDANLYSYRPATHIAEIKQLGGAEFVKMPLNLWKESGFDANSSIIDRWNGDPSKNGDTLGESPAAQALRIAAVDPSSAGIRAEWMR; from the coding sequence ATGAGACACTTGTGGTTAGTCATTGCTGCGTTAGTGCCGTCTCCCTGCATTGCGGCGGAGGCGGCCTCGAACCAGCCGGACGGCAACATTATCACCGTCTATGTTGCGACAATCGGTAACGATGCGTGGTCTGGACGTTTGGGCGCGCCCGACAGCAGCGGCAAGGACGGGCCCTTCGCGACGTTCGGTCGTGCACGCGACGAGGCGCGAAGCCTTCGTGAGCGCGGCCTGTCAGCCGAAATCCTCGTGCGCGGAGGGAAGTACTTTTTCTCTGAGACGCTTCAATTCGATTCGCGCGACAGTGGCGTCACCGCTGCGCCGGTGATATGGAAAGCGTACCCGGGCGAGCAGCCTGTTGTCAGTGGCGGCGCTCGACTGACGCGATGGAGGCCGTTCAGGGACGCCATACTCGAAGCGGACCTCGATGAGATCGGAAGCGGCGCGAATCCCAAGGACCTGTTCTTCAACGGCGTTCGCCAAGTCCGCGCGCGCGTTCCCAACTTCGATCCCGCCAACCCGCTCTACGGTGGCTGGGCGTATATGAAAGGCCCATTCGGTCCGGGTGCGTTTTCGTATAGCGCGGAGTTGATTGCCAGACCCTTTTCACAACCGGCCCAAGCGTTTGTGCGGCACTTTGTCGGTCCGAACGGTGGATGGGGCAGCCAGGTGCTGCCAGTCACTTCAATCGATTTCGGTGGACGCGTAATCCACACGGCATACACAGACGGCGAGCACCCCCTTCTCGGGTTCAATGGCAACTGCCGGTACGTCATCGAGAATGTGATCGAGGTCCTTGACCAGCCCGGGGAATGGTGCGTCGATCTTGAAAAAAGGAAGGTATATTTCTGGCCTCCCTCACCAATCGAACAAGACGTCGGCGTGGTAATTCCTGCTTTATCCACCTTGTTGCAGTTTTCGGGCGCGTCGTGGATTTCAGTCGAGGGGATAGCGTTTACCGAGACGCCCCCCGGGGGCGGCGATGCTGTCCGCTGTGAGAACAGCAGCCATATCCAGTTCTTAGGCAATCGATTTACCGGCATTGGTTCGCGCGCGCTGGCGGTTGTTGGCGAAGGGGGGACGAGTTCGGACCTCCTGGTTCAGGGTAATGAGTTCGAATATACGGGCGGGTGCGCCATCTACATCGGTGGCCGCGTGCGCGAGAATCGAATCATGGACAATGACGTGCACCACTGCGCAGTGTTTGACAAATACGCCGCCGGAATCGAGTTCCCATTTTACGGGGCGACGGCATACGAAGTCAGTGCCGATTCGTATTCCGACGGCGTACTCGTCGCACACAACTGGCTTCACGAACTTCCGCGCGACGGTATCCAACTTGGAGCGAACCCGTACGGCCGCAACATTGTCGAGTACAACCGCATTGAGCGTACTGCACTCGAGACAATTGACGGGGGCGCTATCCGATCGCACCGGGTCGTCTCGCATATTCAAGGCGTAGCGAACCTGCCACCAATGAAGGGCCATATCATTCGGCACAACGTCATCTCGGACACGCTAGGCTGCGGCGTGTCGGGCGGCGCGATTGTGACACCCTATCCATGGCCGACGTTTGGCATCTATCTGGACGAAGGGACGAGCAATTGCGCGGTATTTGGGAACGTCGTGCGCAATTCCGGCGTCGGCGCGATTATCAATCCGGGCGAGAAGAACGTATTCGAAAACAACGTGTTCGTGAGCAACGCCATCGCGATGTATTTCCAGGCTGCAAGTCCGTTTGACTCAGTGATGCCACCGCTCGGTGAGAACCGGTTCGTCAGGAACGTTGTTCGCATGGATCGCCCTGACGCTCTTGCATACAAGTTTTCGCACTGGAGCAATGCCGTGTTTTCCGAGATCGACGCGAATCTGTATTCGTATCGACCCGCGACCCATATAGCTGAAATCAAGCAACTCGGCGGCGCGGAGTTTGTGAAGATGCCGCTTAATCTGTGGAAGGAATCCGGCTTCGATGCAAACTCGAGTATCATCGATCGATGGAATGGAGACCCATCGAAGAACGGAGATACGTTGGGGGAATCGCCGGCCGCTCAAGCGCTCCGGATCGCTGCGGTTGATCCATCGAGCGCGGGGATTCGCGCGGAATGGATGCGATAG
- a CDS encoding oxidase encodes MSTDAHSTGSHHEHYVVPLKNYVINACALAVLMALTVAASEINLGPFNAAVAIGIAITKAVLIVLFFMNTWYNTRLTWVFVVMSFFWLFILIGMFLPDYFARDFATQPNAWASAPAAQLEVLPERQLPMDKRVIVPGEGHGGGH; translated from the coding sequence ATGTCCACTGACGCACATTCCACCGGCAGCCACCACGAGCACTACGTTGTGCCACTCAAGAATTACGTGATAAATGCGTGCGCACTCGCCGTATTGATGGCGCTAACAGTCGCCGCATCGGAAATCAATCTCGGTCCCTTCAACGCCGCCGTCGCAATCGGAATCGCTATCACCAAAGCGGTCCTCATCGTACTGTTCTTCATGAACACGTGGTACAACACTCGATTGACATGGGTGTTCGTCGTCATGAGCTTCTTCTGGCTGTTTATCCTGATCGGGATGTTCCTTCCCGATTACTTCGCCCGCGACTTCGCTACCCAACCGAATGCGTGGGCCAGTGCACCCGCGGCACAATTGGAAGTTCTACCCGAGCGTCAGCTCCCCATGGACAAGCGTGTCATCGTCCCAGGCGAGGGCCACGGCGGCGGGCACTAA